The following proteins come from a genomic window of Trifolium pratense cultivar HEN17-A07 linkage group LG4, ARS_RC_1.1, whole genome shotgun sequence:
- the LOC123922718 gene encoding uncharacterized protein LOC123922718: MHRLSNFNDVAEFLFDICSKEECDIAGRVAALIWCVWHNRNAKVWRNTQLSSEQVGNQAFQLWKNWFHAQQIRRKTQKTRTVQHSAIWEKPHDGWLKINVDAGFFEHQGATTTACCVRNSNGEFQGAQTRKYTSNMSILEGEDMALLDAVKLATQKG; the protein is encoded by the coding sequence ATGCACAGACTGTCTAACTTCAATGATGTAGCAGAGTTTTTGTTTGATATTTGCAGCAAGGAAGAATGTGACATAGCTGGCCGTGTTGCAGCACTTATATGGTGCGTGTGGCACAATCGTAATGCGAAGGTTTGGAGAAAcacacaactctcatcagaaCAGGTTGGGAACCAAGCTTTTCAATTGTGGAAAAACTGGTTTCATGCACAGCAGATCCGtagaaaaacccaaaaaacgcGCACAGTGCAGCATAGCGCGATATGGGAAAAGCCTCACGATGGGTGGCTCAAAATAAATGTGGATGCGGGATTCTTTGAGCACCAAGGTGCCACTACCACTGCTTGCTGTGTTAGGAATAGTAATGGTGAATTTCAAGGCGCACAGACAAGAAAATATACTTCGAACATGTCAATACTTGAAGGTGAAGACATGGCCTTGTTAGACGCTGTGAAGTTAGCTACCCAAAAAGGATga
- the LOC123921265 gene encoding putative pentatricopeptide repeat-containing protein At5g09950 yields MILCHRRLLNKHNSTYTLLRHYAISHSQFQPLDFEFDRYKTSCSSNDANNLHLQIYKTGFINDVFICNTLINIYVRIANLVSAHKLFDEMPQKNLVSWSCLISGYTQNGMPDEACSLFKGIIYTGLLPNHYAIGSALRACQQCGPTRLKLGMQIHGFICKSPHVSDMVLSNVLMSMYSVCSASVDDARRVFDEIKFRNSGTWNSIISVYCRRGDAVSAFKLFSSMQMEDMEINLRPNEYTLCSLVTAACSLADCGLVLLEQMLTRIEKSGYLRDLYVGSALVNGFARHGLMDYAKMIFEQVYDRNAVTMNGLMVGLARQHQGEEAAKVFKEMKHLVEINSESYVVLLSAFTEFLNLKEGKRKGQEVHAYLIRSGLVDARILIGNALVNMYAKCDAINYACSVFQLMPSKDTVSWNSMISGLDHNERFEEAVACFHTMRRNGMVPSNFSIISTLSSCSSLGWLTLGRQIHGEGIKWGLDLDVSVSNALLTLYAETDSINECQKVFFLMPEYDQVSWNSLIGALANYEASVLQAVKYFLEMMQGGWRLNRVTFINILAAVSSLSVLGLGRQIHALILKYSVADDNAIENALLAFYGKCEQMEDCEIIFSRMSQRRDEVSWNSMISGYIHNGILDKAMDLVWLMMQRGQKLDGFTFATVLSACASVATLERGLEVHACAVRACLESDVVVGSALVDMYAKCGKIDYALRFFELMPVRNIYSWNSMISGYARHGHGQQALKLFTRMKQHDQSPDHVTFVGVLSACSHVGLVDEGFKHFKSMVEVYGLPPRIEHFSCMVDLLGRAGDVNKIEQFIKTMPMDPNILIWRTVLGACCRANGRNTELGRRAAKMLIELEPQNAANYVLLSNMHAAGGKWEDVAEARLAMRKAAVKKEAGCSWVNMKDGVHLFVAGDQTHPEKEKIYEKLKELMNKMRDAGYVPETKYALYDLEHENKEELLSYHSEKLAIAFVLTRKSELPIRIMKNLRVCGDCHTAFKYISKIIDRQIILRDSNRFHHFDGGMCSCGDYW; encoded by the coding sequence ATGATACTCTGTCATAGGCGTTTATTGAACAAACACAATTCAACTTACACTCTACTTCGTCACTACGCCATTTCTCATTCTCAATTTCAACCTTTGGATTTCGAATTTGATAGATACAAAACCTCTTGTTCCTCCAACGATGCCAATAACCTTCATTTACAAATCTACAAAACCGGTTTCATCAATGATGTTTTCATTTGCAATACCCTTATTAACATATATGTTAGAATTGCCAACTTGGTTTCAGCACATAAACTGTTCGATGAAATGCCCCAAAAGAATCTTGTTTCTTGGTCTTGTTTAATTTCAGGCTACACACAAAATGGTATGCCAGATGAGGCTTGTTCTTTATTCAAAGGGATCATTTATACTGGTCTTTTACCTAATCACTATGCCATTGGTAGTGCTCTTCGTGCTTGCCAACAATGTGGTCCGACTAGACTTAAACTTGGGATGCAGATTCATGGCTTCATTTGCAAGTCTCCGCATGTTTCGGACATGGTTTTGTCTAATGTGCTTATGTCTATGTATTCCGTTTGTTCTGCTTCTGTCGATGATGCTCGTCGtgtttttgatgaaataaaatttagaaattCTGGGACGTGGAATTCTATTATTTCAGTTTATTGTCGAAGGGGAGATGCAGTTTCTGCTTTTAAGCTATTTTCCAGTATGCAAATGGAAGATATGGAGATTAATTTAAGGCCTAATGAATATACATTGTGTAGTTTAGTAACTGCTGCATGTTCTCTGGCTGACTGTGGACTGGTTTTGCTTGAGCAGATGCTAACCAGAATTGAGAAATCCGGATACTTACGTGATTTATATGTTGGTAGTGCTTTGGTCAATGGGTTTGCAAGGCATGGTTTAATGGATTAcgctaaaatgatttttgagcAGGTGTATGATCGCAATGCTGTGACTATGAATGGGTTAATGGTTGGACTGGCAAGGCAGCACCAAGGTGAAGAAGCAGCTAAGGTATTTAAGGAAATGAAACATTTAGTGGAAATAAACTCGGAATCTTATGTGGTTCTTTTAAGCGCTTTTActgaatttttgaatttaaaggAAGGGAAGAGAAAAGGTCAGGAGGTTCACGCTTACCTGATTCGCAGTGGTTTGGTTGATGCTCGGATTTTGATTGGAAATGCACTTGTCAATATGTATGCTAAGTGTGATGCCATTAATTATGCTTGCTCAGTTTTTCAACTCATGCCTAGTAAAGATACTGTCTCGTGGAACTCTATGATCTCTGGGCTTGACCACAATGAGCGGTTTGAGGAAGCAGTTGCCTGTTTCCATACAATGAGGAGAAATGGAATGGTCCCCTCAAATTTCTCAATTATTAGTACTTTGAGTTCGTGTTCAAGCCTAGGTTGGTTAACATTAGGACGACAGATACATGGTGAAGGGATCAAATGGGGACTTGATTTGGATGTTTCAGTTTCAAATGCCCTATTAACGTTATATGCTGAAACTGATTCTATCAACGAATGTCAGAAAGTTTTCTTTCTAATGCCAGAGTACGACCAGGTTTCTTGGAATTCTCTTATTGGCGCATTAGCAAATTATGAGGCATCAGTTTTACAGGCCGTAAAATATTTCCTGGAGATGATGCAAGGTGGATGGAGACTTAATCGAGTGAcgtttataaatattttagcaGCAGTTTCATCTCTTTCAGTTTTAGGACTGGGCCGTCAAATCCATGCTTTAATCTTAAAATACTCTGTTGCTGATGACAATGCTATTGAGAATGCACTTCTAGCTTTCTATGGAAAGTGTGAGCAGATGGAGGACTGCGAGATTATTTTTTCTAGAATGTCTCAGCGAAGAGATGAAGTCAGTTGGAATTCAATGATTTCTGGATACATACACAATGGCATCCTGGACAAGGCCATGGATTTGGTGTGGCTTATGATGCAAAGGGGACAGAAATTGGATGGTTTCACATTTGCCACCGTTCTCAGTGCTTGTGCTTCAGTTGCAACACTAGAACGTGGTTTGGAAGTTCATGCATGTGCTGTAAGAGCTTGTTTAGAATCTGATGTTGTTGTTGGCAGTGCACTAGTTGACATGTACGCAAAATGTGGAAAGATAGATTACGCTTTGAGGTTCTTTGAATTGATGCCTGTCAGAAACATAtattcttggaattcaatgatTTCAGGTTACGCACGCCATGGACACGGACAACAAGCTCTAAAGCTTTTTACACGAATGAAACAGCATGACCAATCACCAGATCATGTCACCTTTGTTGGGGTTCTATCGGCTTGTAGTCATGTAGGGTTAGTTGATGAAGGATTTAAGCATTTCAAATCAATGGTTGAAGTTTATGGACTGCCTCCTCGAATAGAACACTTTTCTTGTATGGTAGACCTCCTTGGGAGGGCAGGTGATGTTAATAAGATAGAGCAATTTATCAAAACAATGCCAATGGATCCTAATATCCTTATTTGGAGAACAGTTTTAGGTGCATGCTGCCGAGCTAACGGCCGTAATACAGAGCTGGGGCGGAGGGCTGCGAAGATGCTTATTGAGTTAGAGCCGCAGAATGCTGCGAATTATGTGCTTCTTTCTAACATGCATGCTGCTGGTGGGAAGTGGGAAGATGTGGCAGAGGCTAGGTTGGCAATGAGGAAAGCAGCAGTGAAGAAAGAAGCTGGGTGTAGTTGGGTCAACATGAAGGATGGAGTTCATTTGTTTGTGGCTGGAGATCAAACACAccctgaaaaagaaaaaatctatGAAAAGCTCAAGGAGCTAATGAACAAAATGAGGGATGCTGGATATGTGCCTGAAACCAAATATGCACTCTATGATCTTGAGCATGAGAACAAAGAAGAACTCCTTAGCTATCATAGTGAAAAACTAGCAATTGCTTTTGTTCTCACTCGCAAATCTGAGCTGCCAATTAGGATAATGAAGAACCTTCGGGTTTGTGGTGATTGTCACACTGCTTTCAAATACATATCAAAGATTATTGATCGACAGATAATTTTACGAGATTCAAATAGATTTCACCATTTTGATGGTGGCATGTGTTCTTGTGGGGATTATTGGTGA
- the LOC123921267 gene encoding protein argonaute PNH1-like: MEEQDKLQETGLESQLASCFSSSSSKSLVFPSRPGYGKLGTKCVVKANHFLADISVSDLSHYQVTITPEVFFRKKRKAIIVELVRLHRNTELGRKLPVYDGGRNLYTAGSLPFTHKEFNIVVVNEDDEGASSSTREREFEVEIKFVAHVSMHQLHELLSGKKVDTPHEALKVISIVLKELASHSYVSFGRLLYSPDLRKSHNLSGGLELWHGFYQSIKPTQMGLSLNVDLSSSAFIEPLPVIDIVAQILEKDVYSKPISDADRVKIKKALRGVKVEVTYRGSFRRKYRITGVTSQPTRELFFPLDEKMNMKSVVDYFQEMYGYTIMYPHLPCIQVGEKKANYLPMEACKIVEGQRCTKGLNDKQITSLLKVSCLRPREREKDILQTIHQNDYDCNPYAKEFGIKVDKKLASVEARVLPAPWLKYHDTGRDSKILPQCGQWNMANKKVINGSKVRYWACINFSRNVQQRTANAFCQQLVQACQSLGMEFSHEPVIPVYSARPDMVKKALKYVHSTSLNKLDGKELEFLIAILPDNNGSLYGDLKKICETDLGLISQCCLTKYVFKINRHYLSNVALKINVKMGGRNTVLLDALSCRIPLVSDIPTIIFGADVSHPEAGEDVCPSLAAVVASQDWPEVTKYAGLVCAQPHRVELIHDLFKCWNDPHHGIVYGGMIRELLLSFQKATGKKPLRIIFYRDGVSEGQFYQVLLFELDAIRKACASLEPGYQPPVTFVVVQKGHHTRLFPNNHNDRNSTDRSGNILPGTVVDSKICHPTEFDFYLCSHAGIQGTSKPAHYSVIWDDNNFSADEIQSLTNNLCYTYARCTRSVSVVPPVYYAHLAAYRARFYMEPDVHENVKSEVTRSKVESVRPLPALKEKVKKVMFYC; encoded by the exons ATGGAGGAACAAGATAAACTCCAAGAAACTGGACTTGAATCTCAACTGGCttcatgtttttcttcttcctctagCAAAAGTCTTGTGTTTCCTTCTAGACCTGGCTATGGAAAACTTGGGACAAAGTGTGTTGTCAAAGCTAATCACTTCCTTGCAGATATATCAGTATCTGACTTGAGCCATTACCAA GTTACTATAACTCCTGAAgtattttttcgaaaaaaaagaaaagctaTCATAGTAGAGTTAGTGAGGCTTCATCGGAACACTGAGTTGGGAAGGAAGCTTCCTGTTTATGATGGCGGAAGGAATCTTTACACTGCCGGTTCGCTTCCTTTTACACACAAGGAGTTCAATATAGTAGTAGTGAATGAGGATGATGAAGGTGCTAGCAGCAGTACAAG GGAAAGAGAATTTGAAGTTGAAATCAAGTTTGTAGCTCATGTTAGCATGCATCAGTTACATGAGCTTCTAAGTGGAAAAAAAGTGGATACTCCACATGAAGCTCTTAAGGTCATTAGCATTGTATTAAAGGAGCTTGCATCTCATAG CTATGTATCATTTGGGAGGTTACTTTATTCTCCGGATTTAAGAAAATCGCATAATCTGAGTGGTGGCTTGGAATTGTGGCACGGTTTCTACCAAAGTATAAAGCCTACTCAGATGGGATTATCGCTTAACGTTG ACTTGTCATCATCTGCGTTTATAGAACCGCTCCCTGTGATCGACATTGTAGCTCAAATCTTAGAAAAAGATGTGTACTCAAAGCCAATTTCAGATGCAGATCGCGTCAAG ATTAAGAAAGCCTTAAGAGGTGTGAAAGTAGAAGTTACATATAGAGGAAGTTTTAGAAGGAAGTACAGGATAACAGGAGTAACATCACAGCCTACAAGGGAACTCTT TTTCCCTCTGGATGAGAAAATGAACATGAAATCAGTAGTTGATTACTTTCAAGAAATGTATGGATATACAATCATGTATCCTCATTTACCTTGCATTCAAGTAGGCGAAAAGAAGGCGAACTATTTGCCTATGGAG GCATGCAAGATAGTTGAAGGTCAGAGATGTACAAAAGGGCTTAATGATAAGCAGATAACTTCTTTGCTAAAAGTTTCATGCCTAAGGCCACGTGAAAGGGAGAAAGATATTCTCCAG ACAATTCATCAAAATGATTATGATTGCAATCCTTATGCAAAGGAGTTTGGTATCAAAGTAGACAAAAAGCTTGCATCAGTCGAGGCTCGAGTTCTTCCTGCTCCATGG TTGAAATATCATGACACTGGAAGAGATTCAAAAATCTTGCCACAATGTGGTCAGTGGAACATGGCAAACAAG AAAGTTATAAATGGAAGCAAAGTAAGATATTGGGCATGTATCAATTTCTCAAGAAATGTCCAACAAAGAACAGCTAATGCATTTTGCCAACAGTTAGTTCAGGCGTGCCAATCTTTAGGCATG GAATTTAGTCATGAACCTGTGATTCCTGTGTATTCAGCAAGACCAGATATGGTTAAGAAGGCCTTGAAGTATGTACATTCTACTTCTCTAAACAAACTTGATGGGAAAGAGCTAGAGTTTCTCATCGCGATTCTTCCAGACAACAATGGCTCTCTCTATG GCGATCTCAAAAAAATCTGCGAAACGGATTTAGGGCTGATTTCTCAATGCTGTCTTACAAAATATGTATTCAAGATTAATAGACATTATTTATCAAATGTAGCACTGAAGATCAATGTCAAG atGGGAGGAAGGAACACAGTACTTTTGGATGCTCTAAGTTGCAGGATTCCATTGGTTAGCGACATTCCAACAATAATTTTCGGAGCTGATGTAAGTCATCCAGAAGCCGGAGAGGATGTTTGTCCATCCCTTGCAGCC GTTGTAGCCTCCCAAGACTGGCCAGAAGTGACAAAGTATGCAGGATTAGTATGTGCTCAGCCTCATCGCGTGGAACTTATTCACGATCTTTTCAAATGTTGGAACGATCCTCATCACGGTATCGTTTATGGTGGCATGATCAG AGAGCTCTTACTCTCATTTCAGAAGGCAACTGGAAAAAAACCACTTAGGATAATATTTTACAG GGATGGGGTAAGTGAAGGACAGTTTTACCAGGTTTTGCTATTTGAGCTTGATGCAATCCGCAAG GCTTGTGCATCTTTGGAACCTGGTTACCAACCTCCGGTTACATTTGTCGTTGTTCAGAAAGGGCATCACACTAGACTCTTCCCAAACAATCACAACGACAGAAACAGCACCGATAGGAGTGGGAATATCTTGCCAG GTACTGTGGTGGATTCGAAGATATGTCATCCTACCGAGTTCGACTTCTACTTGTGCAGTCACGCAGGAATTCAG GGTACAAGTAAACCTGCTCATTATAGTGTTATATGGGACGACAATAACTTCAGTGCCGATGAGATTCAGTCCTTAACTAACAACTTGTGCTACAC TTATGCAAGATGTACGCGATCTGTTTCTGTAG TGCCTCCTGTTTACTATGCGCATCTGGCAGCTTACAGAGCTCGATTCTACATGGAACCTGATGTCCACGAAAATGTAAAATCAGAGGTTACAAGATCGAAAGTTGAGTCAGTTAGGCCGCTGCCAGCTCTAAAagagaaggtgaagaaagtAATGTTTTACTGTTGA
- the LOC123921266 gene encoding non-specific lipid transfer protein GPI-anchored 11-like, translating to MYDHSQPDDSCCLAFQSIVANDARCICDTIERDNLSKDVTKTMKLPTICGVSLPCHYNALGPYPSEAVSGPSHAPNSPLSRPENDDDDDIIIYLFIVMVPLCGLFYIFFPSDYFCLDILLSMAA from the exons ATGTACGATCATTCGCAACCGGATGATTCATGTTGTTTGGCATTTCAATCTATTGTAGCCAACGATGCCAGATGCATTTGTGATACTATAGAAAGAGATAACTTGTCAAAGGATGTCACAAAAACAATGAAGCTCCCTACTATTTGTGGCGTATCACTTCCTTGTCACT ATAATGCTCTTGGTCCATATCCTTCGGAGGCAGTTTCAGGACCCAGTCATGCTCCAAATTCCCCATTGTCAAGGCCAgagaatgatgatgatgatgatattattatttatctttttattgtcATGGTACCATTGTGTggtcttttttatatattttttccaagTGATTATTTTTGCTTGGATATTTTGTTGTCCATGGCTGCTTGA
- the LOC123923413 gene encoding putative protein FAR1-RELATED SEQUENCE 10, protein MIQLNQISELEVQSKDEKTESDEVQSDESGCCFDVNKAVNSLEDITCIDFKEMNMDGIMKYHFLNVAVAFIFYNWYASFYGFAARKHVVLRSKVNGELTQLTFVCYRQSIAKETKFPSISRRRVPRSCTRCGCPAKCCVHIDKIIGRWFFKLFNNTHNYDMLGDQFMGMLPGYRKMTKYDIWRMNHMKHVGIKTNHIFGLFASEAGVLKMLVFEGKICTICKECCA, encoded by the exons ATGATTCAACTGAATCAAATCAG TGAGCTTGAGGTTCAAAGTAAAGACGAAAAAACAGAAAGTGACGAGGTTCAAAGTGATGAGTCTGGTTGTTGTTTTGACGTCAACAAAGCAGTGAATTCATTGGAAGACATCACATGTATTGATTTCAAAGAAATGAACATGGATGGTATAATGAAATACCATTTCTTGAATGTTGCTGTggcttttattttttacaattggTATGcaagtttttatggttttgccGCAAGAAAACATGTCGTATTAAGGAGTAAAGTAAATGGAGAATTAACTCAACTGACTTTTGTTTGCTATAGACAAAGCATTGCCAAAGAGACTAAATTTCCTTCAATAAGTAGAAGACGTGTACCAAGAAGTTGCACCAGATGTGGTTGTCCGGCTAAGTGTTGTGTTCACATTGATAAAATAATTGGTAGGTGGTTCTTCAAATTGTTCAACAACACCCATAACTATGACATGTTGGGTGATCAATTTATGGGTATGTTACCGGGTTATAGAAAGATGACAAAATATGACATTTGGCGTATGAACCACATGAAGCATGTTGGAATAAAGACCAACCATATCTTCGGGTTGTTTGCTAGTGAAGCTGGGGTTTTGAAAATGTTGGTTTTCGAAGGAAAGATATGTACAATATGCAAGGAATGTTGCGCTTAA